gtataaaatgagaaagagagaaagacaaaagagacttgacaaggaatatacaattgaattgaattgtataaaacgagaaagagagaaattagatagaatttgaaaattgtataaaacgagaaagagagataGACAAAAGAAACTAGCAGGGGagcatttttatataattataagtgtttaggacgaaaatatatgtacttgcatatctatatacaattttctcacgctttatacaaacagaaacgcaatttatacatttcgcttctgtttgtataagtgagaaatgcgagggtggcgagcgagatttgggagagtggcgagcgagatatggAAGAAGGAAGATAgtgggaacaaaaatatatgtatttatacaattttctctgctttatcaattagaaacaatttttatacacttgtgtttgtataaaaaatgaggaagcgagcgagagattggagaagagtggcgagcgagatatttggaaGAGAGGCGCCTGGCAAtattttgcaaacgtttgctatggagcacaattatatCAAACCCtggctactccatttattttaggttattagtttgttattatatacaatttcccctatttcaattttattaaagcCCAACAGGGTTCTAATAATATAAGGCCCAAGATGAAGATCCAAAGCTAGAAAACTTTGCTTAAACCTCTGTTGTATTAAAGCGTGACAGACCGTCGGAGACCGGAGTGAACAACAATGGCGGATGTTCAGAGAAGAGGAAGACCATTACCTCCTCCTCCACCCAGAGGTCCACATGGTCCACCTCCTCAAAGGATTGCTCCACGCCCCGTACCAGTTGATCGCGAAAAGGTCCtactttttcctttctttcttgcCTGAATCCTCTGTTTCTGACTTAGGTTACACTGGTTTGGTTACGGATTAGGTTGTTTTTGGAGTGAAGTAGCTTGTGCTTCtgctttttgattttttgaagcAATTGTTATGTTGCAGACTCTCGCTAGGGTTTTGTTTAGAAAAGATCTTATAGTGTATTGCTGTTCAACAACAACTCTGAGACGGAAAATTatatgcatgtgtatatacatagTTAGAATTATGTGTTATTTTTATGACCATGGTGTCCGAGTGAGCTATTGTGCACTTCGACTAATTCCACATACCTGTTACCTCACACCAGCAACATGTTCCACCAAGGCTAAAACAGATGAGAggaatcacctagtgttttttaATCTCTGCCCAGATTTGCTTACAAGAGACTTCATAACTATCAACCACTTCATTGGCCACACTTTTAAGTATTAAAATTATGCGTATGGCTAATTCGCGAGTTCAAGTTTATGAACCTCTAGTGAAAATCTCACCTCTGCAACTGTTGGGCTGACCATATCATTTTGCTCTATTTGGACTCCTTTTTTTTCAATACTAATTTGACGAGTCTTACTCTGGTTGGTGTATtattattcaaggaatgaaatTTGATTTGGTAAATGGAAGTTTAACACAAGATCCCAAAAACAAATGTAAGGTTGAGAATTTAGAAGTTAAAGGAGAATACACCACTAtgtaaattgaagaaaaataaaatgcaatGGTGATATACTACTTCTTCCACGTCTATTCTGATTTTATATAGGACTATATCAAGGATATGTACGTGCATTAGCTTTTAGCAAATGTACCCCCAAAAAAGACCTTTAGCCTGCCAGAAAAGAAGCTGTGAATTGTGAAGAGACAATGCCCGTCATTTGGTACAGTACCGATCACCGAATGGGCTGTTATGGTTAATTCATGTCATACACCTTGATAAATAGAATTTTGTCTGGTTTGCTTTTACATTTACTTTCAAAAGAATGGACGCTTGCTTGCCCTTCCTCCTTCTCAGCTTGGGCAGACTAACAAGGTAAAAAGGCATGCAGGCACTTGTGTTGTTTGTTGTACTAGCTGCTTACCATGTTGAAGAAAATGGATTTCAACTGATACTAGAAATATATGATCTGAGACCTGGCATCACTTTGTATTATGTTGAGACCATACATGCTGAGTAATCTAatgattgttttatttttgtgtgttttcTCTTTATCAGCAAGTTGGCATGTatcttttgcattttttgttCGTACTTGCTATGCTAATGTGTGTTCATAGCACATAATGTATTCTTTGCATACTGGAAATTACTtacaaaaccttttttttttgtttcttttgggGATACCATCGAAAACCAGACTTGTCCTCTGTTGCTTCGTGTTTTCACTAAGGTATGTTCTCCAATCGagctttattttttgtttttctgttTTGATAGAAGGTGAATTTTTATAATGGAATAACCACGAGCAAGACAAAGACCTTTCGAATAACCCTAAGGGGTCGTTTAGTAGCTGGTTAGACTTATGCATGTATTAGCAGTGTAGGGATTAGTTATGACTTATGAGTGAATcaatgtattattttatgcatgTCTTAGTTATGCAAGGATAAGTTAATAAGTTATGCATGGATTAGTTATTCCACCTTCTATCttgcataaaataatacatagattCCCTCATAACTTAAACATGTATTTGTTATGCAGGTTTCTAAATTGTTAACCAAGCGTTGTATTAGTTTTTACATGAATTAACATCTTCCCATCTACATACCAAACGTCATATAAGTTATATGAAAATTAGTACATGGATAACTTTTTACTTATCCGGCTACCAAAGGACCCCGTAAGTTTTACCAGCTTTCGAAGTTCTGAAAGTAAATGAAACTATCTGTAAGATTTTGCTTTTCATATCGTCGCCTTCGAAATGTATATGATTTGCGTATGCTTCACTAGTTGATTTTCCCCGAAAAGTGGCCATGCACGCATATTTTTTGTTTCACCACGTTTAAGACTAGTATGAACCAAAAACCTGAATTGCTTTATGGTTAATTAATGATATACTCGGTGGGTGCTTCACTTTGGAACTTACAGGTTGGAGGCCATCACAATGTTAATGAATTTGCTGTGAGGGGCAAGGAACCCAAAGATGAGGTCCAAATCTATACATGGATGGATGCTACTCTGCGCGAACTAACTGATCTGGTATGAAGAAGTAACACACAGTATATCTTTTAACTGGTCTCTTCAATTTAGTTGTTATCTGTCTCCTCTTTGTATATTCTCATGCTCACTATCTGCCAGCATGCACATAGCAATTCAAGATGTTGGGATATTGTtgcaattttcttaaaaatgtgCCTTCTATCCTTCGCTTGTATGACTAATTGTCTAGGAGATGAGCtgtttttatcttttgagtGCTGAGTTTTCTCCATAGTACATAACTTGTATTTGAGTTGTTCagttcatatattatatatagtacCTCATTGAAACTAGGTGCAGCATAGTGCATTATGAGTTTCTGGCCTCTGTGAGCTGGTATATTGATAATGTTTGGCATGAAagtaaggggtcgtttggtgtGAGGGATAAGAATATATAGTCCTGGGATAAATGTTTGGTGTCTTGTTTGGTTGACATGTTTGGGATAATTTATCCCACCATTTATACCATATTGAcgggataagttatcccataTACAGGGcgggataagttatcccatgATAACTAACCCCAGGATACTTGGGATAACTAGTTTCCATCCAAATGACCCCTAAGAGTGTAAGGTGTCCCGAACCAATTAACGTTACAAGCTATTGCTTAGACAGTTGAACAGTTTATGTCAAAACTGTCTCTCTTATGGTTCTATGTGAGCTGACTACTTATCAGAAATGAAAACACCTTCTTTGGAAGGAAATTAACTTCAGATGATTTGAAGAAAGTTGCtttattcataaaatcaatttgaactgaattttttcatttcatttttggtGCTAAGAAAACCTCATAGAAGATTTGGATTCCCTGTTAGAAATTATTGAATCCTTGAAAGAAGAATAAGGTTTTATACTTCATGTAAATatggcttttttttttttttggataatggtcACGTAAATATGGCTTCCAGCACAACCTCACAACCTTTCTACCGAGGATTTGTAATATTGTGAtctttcttttaagaaaaaccTTATTTGGTCTGCCTGGATGCCAAGCAAAAAGTGGCAATGTAAGTTTTCATCTTCAATTCTGTGGCACAATTTGTAGACCAGTGGTTCTGGGACCATGCAAGTAAAGCTGCACTGTAACTGTATATTTCCATGCCAAACATTTACATCTCATCTGATTTATCTTTTTCCTGTGACTGTATCAGGTTAAAGAGGTAGCTCCAGAAGCAAGACGAAGAGATGCAATTTTGTCCTTTGCTTTTGTCTATCCTGATAAAAGGGGGCGATTTGTCGTTAGAGAGGTCTATATCACTTCACTTCTCTATATGCTTATTTGTACATGAACTTGGTTTTGGCATTTGAAAGTTTTCTTGTATCCGTCAATGCCCTTTATCTTCTCATCTGTTTGCCTTCCAACCTCTTTTCTAGGATATTATGTTTATTGGCTAGATTAGTTTTTTGTGGTTGCTGAACTATCATCAGacacaaaattattaatttgtcgACTTTCATCTAATGTGCACACATCTGTAAGGATAATATTCAAGGAAACAAAATTGTTTTGGTGCATTGAAATTGCTACCCATGTGACTAGATGATTGTATGAGGGTAAAGGATAATATAACACATCATCCAAACCGAACTTCTTGTAGATTAATAGTTCTATTTTGAAAGATACCCAAAATATAGTTCCAGAAAGATGATGAAACTACAAAGCTGAAACTAAGTTCCGACTGTGGTCTAACTACTGACAATCAAACATGAGATAATTCACGTTTTTCTTCGTTGTTCTGCCTTGGTGATGAGCCAAAATGCTCAAGTAGGGCTTGATCAAAAGTTAATTCTTGAACTCTGTAAGGGAATTCATGCTCCTACAGTCTATCAATGCATGTGTCGTAATTTTATGGTTAAATTTCAGTTCCCAATAGTaacaaaataaaaggaaattagGAAGTTCCGAGATTTTGGAAAAAGTGACGGCTAATTGTAGTATCTACATCCTCAGATTTCTAGGCTGGCAATGTCTCATCAAATTTTACTGTTCAGATGTTAATTGTGTGAGAAATCCAGGATTGTATTTCCATTTATAATGCGATGATATGTGTTCGTGATGTTTTCAAGCAAACAGTGATCTTATAGTGTTTATTCTCTGACATGAAGGTGGGGACTACATTTTCTTATCCCAATATGAGGCGACCAGATAATGGCAGCAAAACATTGAGTGAACTTAAATTTCAGGTAATGCTCTCTTCGTATGAGATCATTGACCTCATCATTTTTCTCGGAATTTGGTATTGACTTGTTTCTTGCCACTTCAGATAGGAGATTACTTGGATGTGGCTATCATGTTCCAGTGAGCGTTATGTCACCCTGTAATGGAATTAGAATTACGCAGACTTGTATTACTTTGTGTTTCTTCTTAATTCTTCATATCTGTATTTTTCTTGATAACCTGACCTATTGTTCATTTTTGCTGTAAATCTGAGATTATGTCCAGAGTTCTCTATGACTAGATCTGTGATATTACGATAGTATGTCATGGGATTTAACTGCATTCTTCTTATGAATTGTCAACACCTTTATGATACTTTGTGATTTCCTTTAGTGAACTCTTATGTCCCAAAAGTTTGTGGAACTGTGATTTTGGGTCTTTCCTTTTGACAAATTCTTATGTTGATATTTGTAATACCCATGGACTAAGCCAGTTAGTTTCTGAACACTAGAATAGTGTTTCCTCGTTATGATcgtcgtttggtagagtgtataagTGATGCTTGTATTAGTTATGTTGAGATTATTTCTTATGCGTTGTTTGGTTTaacatattaaaagaaaatgttcGTATACAAAAGTACCTTCCAcaccttaaattttttatgaatgaaTTTAATAAGTACAGTTAGAAGAGCAGTTGTATGAACTACTAGGAATACTCTGCTCCCCTTATTTTGTGCAACATTAACCACATATCAACAGTAAGGATCACACAAAAACACGAACATACATGGCATCAAATCATAGGATTACACAGCCATTTGCATTCTCATCGCTTAACGGTGTGATATattgaacaaatatttttactagCATTACCACCATGGCAACCACAACATGATGAAGAAGCCGCGCAAAATCCACCATTACCATCACCTTGTGAATGATGAAATGGATGACTAGGGTAGTCCTAATTTCCAAGACTTTATCACTAGGGTTATTTCTTGATTCTCCTTGGATAGTTGTCATAGTTTGCAATCCTCAACTGCTCTAGTTGACGAGTTATAATGTCTGAACGTTTATCAGTTGTCCTTGTTCCCATATAAGTTCAGCTTTTCTACCATGGTTAGAATTGTTGTAGGATCAACTGTGCCTCAAATGATTAAATTTCCAAGCTTTTCATCAATTTGTACTGACCTTGTATTTTCAACATGTTTCTCACATTAAAAGTAGCAAAATGGGGTGGGGTACTAatctatttcaaatttatttttgtcaatATTAAAACAACAATTGTGTTTGGTCAAGATATCGAAAGTAACTTTTGCTACGACTCAAAAAGCACTTAGGATTCAATTGGTAGTTGATTTGAGTAATGTAAGTATCAGTGATGTAGCAATTAGTTATGAGCGAATCTATATACTTCTCTTGTTCCATTTTAGttgtcatatttttcttttatagagTCAAACGATAAGAACCTTGACTAACATTTTACGATGAATTTATATGTCAAAAAAcgcaatttatagtatttttcgtatagtttttgactataaaaattttttagtttaaaatattaaattattgtaATCTAATTTagctttgaaaattagtcaaattgattttgaaaaaatgcAACATGACAACTACTCCATCCGTCCTGTTACATGTTTAATATTtcatagtttgatttttttttaaactcgTCTCAGGACAATTTTTTTCCCAATTATATCCTCaattgatataattgagttaatgTCTTTGAAATATGTAgtgattaaatatattttgaaccaCATCTATTAATAGTGGTAAAATGATAGACTATTATATcagttattattttcttaatcgGTGTACCaagtcaaaatttaataaataaaaagggatgGAGGGCGTGTTATATTTTGTTGGTATTAGTTATTTAGAGGTTAGTTCTTTCATGTACATGGTAATATGGTAGATATATGAATTATTCCACCttctattttgtataaaataatacatagttTTCTTCAACACTTATACGtatattaattatgtgaaaTCTTAAATTATGATCGGACatcattataattttatgtatgAATAATTTACTTCCTAATCATAACTACAAATTAATGACCGCTTATATTTTCCGTAATAGATTTATGAAACATCTCAACTCTCCGAAGTCCAAAATaagcttcatttttttaaaaaaataatcacttttgattttttagaagtttaatcaaacaaattataaattattacttatacttttaattatttatttaataaagatATCTTCTAGGGTGGATATAAGTGAAGTTATCTATATATATTCAGTTgacaagttatatatatatatatatatatatatatatatatatatatatatataaatctttttaataaaaaatttgttctCCGCTACTATATGTCAACCAGTTAACACTAACTACTTGGATTGTGAATTAATAATTCTTGATTTACACCattgtatataaaatatgtacttGATGCGTGGTTAATAATGTTTCTATTGCaatcaaaattatcaaattaatcactttataattcataaagtaatacTTATTGTTCTGTTAAATGGAAatttaataaaggaaaaaagGTTTGGTTGTGAAAGTaacacatacatatttttactgtTACACATAATTCACATATACTCTTTTTGTTtagtgaaaatgaaaaaaataatttaaattaatttttcttatcaaaaataataattctagggATATATTGGATCTTTTTCAGACTTTTTTTATTCaatgattaatttgaatttattattttgatggtgAAGTGTTATTTttagctatttttttttaaaaaagcattatgaatgcattactttttaattaaaaaattaaaatacaatatagtcacaaaacttatttttaaattacaatatgTCCggaaaaacaattatttttaaactacaATATGCGcacaaaaacttaaattttaattttctttttttcatttacacatctttcttttaatttctttaattttttcaccaaatattgaaaaaaaacaaatgaaataagaaaaaaaactccAATAACGATAATGAAAGAAGTTAAAAACAAACTCATGTCATGTAGGGGTgggtatatattatattttgtttactttctcataatttttttcttcctcacaaaaatatatatcctgtatgaatttcttaaatattttaaaaataaattaaaaaaagaaatagaaaagatTGAGGTATATATAAGCTATTTTCATAATGATAAGAATATTTATTACAAGAAGTATATGAGCTCTAAAAAAGACCTTTTCCCTTTTAATAAAAACAGGCTTTTCAAATCAGTACAAAATAATTTGGAATTTGAACCTTAAAAGTAAAacgatttttaataaaaattacattatatatattgaattgtttATGTGTATACTGCCAGTACGTTTTATatctttataatgaaaattctaattttgttaCCATTTATTTCTACTAGTTAACAAACTCTGCTTGGATTGGGAGATTAATAAATCTTAATCTACGTCAAAGTATATGCGTGGTTGATTATGTTTCTATCTATTgcaatcaaaattattaaattagtcACTTTACTATTCATCAAATAATACGTTACGTTTAATGGAAATTACAAAAGATATCGCTGAGGCAATTTGCTACGAATTTTTTTCGACATATCAAAATAACTACgtatacatgaaaaataaaatattagggcaaaataataaaattgatcaatctattattagtattttttttgtctaattttatatgtcatctctttttatattattcgGTGATTACatgaaatatcataaaaaaagtatttatctAAAGATTGAAGGagtattaattaaatcaatacAGAATGTCGATTCGAAAAAACACACGCAAAAAGAAGATCTTTCTTTATGTTGCTTGGAACCAAAGTAATCAAATGATTTTATATAGCATTTACCAAGGGAATATTGGTTGATGATCGAACATTATATTATCTAATTGACTTCTTAAGCTGTATATTAATTGTAAAATATCTTGTTAAACCCCACTTCAATGTTGACTaagtaaaatctttttttttttacaacctAACTTGttcattaaaattgaattagaggATGATATGTAAATAAAGATGAttacaattcaattaatttaaataatctttattaaattaaattcatttgatAGTTTTGATCAAATGTTCCATCTATCATGAAATAAAGGGTTCAAATTTCAGTAGCggtttattgttaatattaattacttattctTTAAATTAGTTTTCAAGACTTAATATTCCCTTTGATCCTATTTAGTTGTCAATTTTAGGAatgacacacatattaagataGCAATAATTAGCATAGTGAAATTACAATTTTACCTTTATTAATTATGgtttcaaaaaggatgaattaaaacttggaaattttcaagaagtttaaagaaggtacaacaagaaatattttttttgtgcattcttgattt
This DNA window, taken from Solanum lycopersicum chromosome 5, SLM_r2.1, encodes the following:
- the LOC101260232 gene encoding histone deacetylase complex subunit SAP18 is translated as MADVQRRGRPLPPPPPRGPHGPPPQRIAPRPVPVDREKTCPLLLRVFTKVGGHHNVNEFAVRGKEPKDEVQIYTWMDATLRELTDLVKEVAPEARRRDAILSFAFVYPDKRGRFVVREVGTTFSYPNMRRPDNGSKTLSELKFQIGDYLDVAIMFQ